The Vigna radiata var. radiata cultivar VC1973A chromosome 6, Vradiata_ver6, whole genome shotgun sequence DNA segment NNNNNNNNNNNNNNNNNNNNNNNNNNNNNNNNNNNNNNNNNNNNNNNNNNNNNNNNNNNNNNNNNNNNNNNNNNNNNNNNNNNNNNNNNNNNNNNNNNNNNNNNNNNNNNNNNNNNNNNNNNNNNNNNNNNNNNNNNNNNNNNNNNNNNNNNNNNNNNNNNNNNNNNNNNNNNNNNNNNNNNNNNNNNNNNNNNNNNNNNNNNNNNNNNNNNNNNNNNNNNNNNNNNNNNNNNNNNNNNNNNNNNNNNNNNNNNNNNNNNNNNNNNNNNNNNNNNNNNNNNNNNNNNNNNNNNNNNNNNNNNNNNNNNNNNNNNNNNNNNNNNNNNNNNNNNNNNNNNNNNNNNNNNNNNNNNNNNNNNNNNNNNNNNNNNNNNNNNNNNNNNNNNNNNNNNNNNNNNNNNNNNNNNNNNNNNNNNNNNNNNNNNNNNNNNNNNNNNNNNNNNNNNNNNNNNNNNNNNNNNNNNNNNNNNNNNNNNNNNNNNNNNNNNNNNNNNNNNNNNNNNNNNNNNNNNNNNNNNNNNNNNNNNNNNNNNNNNNNNNNNNNNNNNNNNNNNNNNNNNNNNNNNNNNNNNNNNNNNNNNNNNNNNNNNNNNNNNNNNNNNNNNNNNNNNNNNNNNNNNNNNNNNNNNNNNNNNNNNNNNNNNNNNNNNNNNNNNNNNNNNNNNNNNNNNNNNNNNNNNNNNNNNNNNNNNNNNNNNNNNNNNNNNNNNNNNNNNNNNNNNNNNNNNNNNNNNNNNNNNNNNNNNNNNNNNNNNattttctttcttgaaagatTTAATTGATGAATGTGAGAAGCCCAATTCCATTTGAGTACGAGACGGTGATTCACTTATTGGAAAGAGCTTATTCACGAGAGGTGTGTGCACGGCTGGCTGGAGAATAAAAAGCACACGGCTTATTCCTTTGCTTTGGAGGAGGATTAATTTTCAGTTTGGATTTTTGCTTAGAAAGGAGAAATAACgatgatttttatgttttcttgaaAGTGAAAGCTGCTGCATGTTTAATATCTTTATTAGCTAGTGTTACTCTTTATTCCAAGcattgcataattttttttttagtctcGCTGAACTTCACTTTGTATGCTTATGTGTTGCACATTTTCTAATTCCCGTTTCAATGTGAGTTCTAAGGTTGACGCGTTACTAATTTGAACATTGTTGATGCAATTTGTTacttataaatttgattaatatgcaattaaattagTTCACGCATCGTAGCATTGAATGTTTTATTCCagtgttttcttttactttaatgttgtctagtatttttggtagtgttaatttaactgtcatgttagATTAATTTACTCGGGTTGGTCATCAGCGATATTAtattgcttctttgagatttctggactgtatgtgtgattgccactctgacttggttaatatcaaatttgtatttgcaCTTGTAATTGGgtattgtcaacacccaatttcgtccgggcgACAGGTATACACTtcgttgcccagttggtgttgagtcttctcttagttgatgaaactgcatggtgtaaattagatttgatgattaacattgcgttcacttagtccgcttttatgaaaacataattggCCTACGCTTAGTggattaattgtgttggattagaggtttgagtcggctttattttgttgatctgtgataggaagcattgtaattaagttaatgaccaatcgtttccattttatcttttaaaccGTTTTTATAcctgtgtttaattatctgtttgcgtcagtgttttgattttatttttccgcattcacaaaccctTCACAACCCCCTCCCCCTTCAtgtgagacctgattctcgaaccacagtttggtccttgagagacgacctaggagtcacttcctagtttatactgcattcttttatgcacattaaattttgcatggggtgcgacacccatcaacaaGATGAGGGAATCCTATCCCAACCTATTCACGGGTAAGTGTAATTTTCAGggatgaaaatttttattgttggggagaatgtaaggGCCTGAAAAGTTTAGGTCTATTAGGCCTTATGATTAGGGCAGCCAGACCCATAAGCTAAGGGTACCTTAGCCTTAGAGGGAGGCTTTTCAGAAAATCCAAGTTCATTAGACaactttcctttctctctctagaaaccctTTTTCCCTAAGTTTCTTTGCCTTCTCTCTACATTTCCAGCACTTTGAATCGTTCGATTCTTGGTTGGGTACTGCCAAATTGTTCCTAGCGTAGAGGGCTTCAATTTAAACCGAACACTTCTTCATTCCAACCGATAAGCCTCTCTTCCCTTTCTCTTTTGTTGTTTCTAGAGCCTAGGGCATGCAACGTTCTTGGTTGCATGTCACTAGTGAAGTTTCATCTTCATATTTTCTGCCAAGTCAAGCTCTAAGAGCTTCTCTCTACCACCCCCGTTATGGTCTGTAGGTTTATCGCATTCTGTTGGGTAAGGCACTGTTAGGGCGTCTCATTAAGTTTCACTGTGAGAAccaaaaggtaagggaagctaattgtttcttgtgaatttattttataaaatatatgtatgttgAATGTTGAACTGATATGTTCTTGTGAAACTGTTCTACGATTTTGATTGTATTGAATGCTATAACTAAGACTGTGAATTTGTTCTAATGATGATGTGTTGGTTATGAGTCTAATTGAATGAGTTAATGACTGTGTTTTGGAAAGTTCTTGGGTGAGATTTTAATTAGCATTGCTATGGGTAGTAATTGGGTGCACAGGTATTGTTTAGGTTACTGTGAAAGGAAGTGAGATATTAGAATTGAGCATCTGAGGCCTATaacatgatgaaggttgaaaaacagttattttcatatgtcattttcgacctaattacgccctttactacttggaatgagcttagaatcaagcaaaactcaataaatgagtctgtagagagtcgaaagttgtttttagcgatattatgcttgttttgcattgttttgtagctattttgaggaaatgaagaatggagctgaagataaaggtcgtagactcaagaaaagagaagaaaattgaagatttgaagagtcgacacaccgcccggcggcaaattacaccgccgggcgatccagggcgaggagtaggcacgagcgttggcgctgggcggttctgagggaaaccgtcgggcgatggcgattgccgccgggcggtttggaggattatgggaaaccgtcgggcggcacacttaaaccatcGAGCGGTGAttcgctgggcctgggcctgttttctgttgcgctcctcacctataaatacccttatttcgaattcagagtcattcttttgacaggagaagacggccagacctaattttgctctctggagaggatctcttggatacttaggctccttttcatcttttctagggtttgctcttccattcttcttccatttttccatctagtttcaccatgtctatggtgaactaaaccctaatgttgttgggggaaacaatgtaatcttttgatactctcttttattgaaactcttgattatttatatggtttccatatgtttgattgataattgttgggttctcatctgtgcttaaggcctttatcgtttaactcattcggtaaatgttgtttgtctttattgatacggggacgtacactaatgtcatgaactggtgagtaatttcttgattttgcaataccacctatggataggggtaggacgatcaattgcgttaacttctgtttataatgtggtattaattgctaggggaggctagggatagcaagccagtagttaatattaggctcttttcgccgagggatcgggttaagggtaggctaagaaagtcgcataacaattaatcaatcaaaataataattcaagaggagtagataagagagagaggattagatgaaattgtaaacccccaacaactccattcatccattgttttcttttgtcaattgaatcaatctattttgcatgttaatatttttgttctcaaatcaatttattatttttttatttgcaagtcttattattttaattcacgtgaacgaaaAAGcatttcgagtctcttgggaagaacgatattgggttactccaattatattacttgaacgatttagtacgcttgccaatccgtcaacagaaCACCATAGGACAGTCTGGATGACTTAGATAGACCATTTGGGACTTGTTGAGAGCattttgttggtaggatagaggaatcTTAGAAACCTAAGTTGGTATATCCTTGATGATAGAGCAACCTTGGCCTAGTCCAACatgttgtgactagtcatatgtgctggcATTTACGGTGAGTCTGATGCATTCAGACATTTGATTCTTCTCCGATGACCAATTGGGTAGTGAGAATGGGGTTAGGGGTCGGGATTCTGTGGTAGCAGTGATTAGATAGGCAGTTTAGCAAATAGGAAACAGTTCATGGTTGTGTGAGGGGGAGTGAGAGGTTGATTTTGAGCAATTGGGGTGTGGGGTGCTTTTGGTCTGTTTTGAGAGTTTAGATAAGCCAATTTAGACTTCTTAGGCACATAACATTAAACTAAAACGTGCTAAAACTGGTAGAATACAAATTGGGTACTTGAGTCATGGAAATTtggaaattaaagataaatataagtcTAAACAATTTTAGAATCACTGTGTAATTGTTAAAATCCATCTAAACCAGCTTAAATAGATCCATATCACGTGTTTGGGGTGTTAGAAGTTAGGTTGGAGGAGTAGAATTGATTGGAGAGGTGTGAATTGCATGATTCTGCAGATTTGGCATTCTGTAGATCATGCAGACCCGCTATGCGGATTGTTTCGCATACCGAGTCGCTCTAGGGGGAGCTCTCTGTCCAGGCATTCTCGTTATGCGGCtctggtgcgctatgcgagagACCCAAAGGCTGACACTTAATCAGACTTAATTCGCAAGGCGAGCACGGTGCGCCATGGGACTGGTGTTGGCCTGGAGCCCTTGCCAGAGTTAATTCGCAAGGCGAATTACTGTGTACACTAAGCAAAACTTTCTAGTTTGGCTTTGCGAATCTTGTGCGCTCTGCGAAATGTCCAGAGTGAGGTTGTCTACTTATCTTTGCTATCCTTTTTTATTAAGTGTTAGTTACTTTGTTTATGGAGCATGTTTTACTTTATACAGCCTTATCTTGGAACTTTAACATGTATATTGGTTGTGATTTAAAAGTATGTGGATTGAAATATGTGGATTTAAAAGTAGGTGGTTCCTAGTATGGTTCAAAGATATGACTTGGGAGAGaatgaaacatgatttcaaggTTGATTGTGGTAGTTTCAAAGTATAGAATCTCTCgatgagattcttagtgtttagaataaaagtaggagctcagtcttgggggtcttcctgacTCTCCAATGGTccttcttctcacgtagagaggattgaaccatgtggtaAGGAGTAACAGGAGATTTTAGTattggaggcttccagtatgctcaAGGGCACGGAACAGACTAAcgtcgtgagtgtggcagggtgggggaggccaagtatcacaagccaccacgggtgcatgacccgccatagctcgactttCATTCTAAAGTCTAGACGAGTCAGGTCTAGTACTCAACATGTTAGGATggatgttttatcttgtttgatttAAGTTAACTCTTGTATGCATATCCTGTGACtgcttttttatataattagcttaCTCTTGCTTGCTTGTGTTTTTCTCATGTTTgcgtatgtttttcttttgtaatgatcattcacttggatgtgagcagaggaaaATGAGGTTCCCTTGGAGACAACTTTGGATGAGGACGACATTGTTGCAGTTTAGTCCACTAGGCTTCACTTTTAGCctatgttattttgaagaacCTTGGTgtctttaaagttttaaatttcctTGTATTTTTGAAGGAAGAACCTCTAGTATTCCAGTTTTAAATCCTAGACGTCtttattatgtatgttttcCTATACAATTTTGGGAAGTCATAGTTAtaacttgatttttttaaaaagctaAAACTAAAGTTTATAACAAAATCTAAGTTAGAAGTAAAATATAGAACCATAACTTTAATCACCtacaaatctatttatttaaaaaagattataaattataacatgAAGAAAGAGATTTATATGTAATAATCAAATTACtcttcatattaaatataatccTATCTTTCATAAAATGCCAAACACTCtgattgattgtcattttatttaaaaaaaaatatcatatattatatcaagactaaatttataaaatcatgttatcaattaatatatatatatattcactgagtatgaaaaaaacttaaaattaattatatttataataaatttgataaatacaatttatatgtaTGAACTTGAGTGCTAGATATGATTAAgatatcattatattattagttACAATACTATGTTTTAATTACAAGACTGAAAGTTCAACACACATTAAGAATTCATcattatctctttctcttttgttttaagaaaacGAAAAGAGAAAATTACGGTTATTTATTTGAGTTATCCATTAGGCTGTGTCGCGAAGACATAAGTTACATGCCTAGAAGACCAGAGcaacacaaaatataattatcatgaCGAGACATGATTATTAATCTCCCGAAAAGCCAACCCACGATCTATGGTCGAGCTCAGTCAACTCTTTTCTcatgtacaaattttaaaatgacatGTTTGAGGGAGTGAATCCCATCCTGACAAGGGTTTTAATACATATAACTATTGGAAGACAAGtttgaacataaattatttactcAAAATTTATCAACAATTACATTATGTAATGTTTACAGAGGAATGTTGATGTTACCTAACATACATAAATTTCCGAGAGATGCAACATTTACACGTATACAATTAGCTTTTTCACGTTCCGCGCTATATATCTATGTCCGTATCAGGGGCAAAATCTGACTGAGCAAGGCCATATTTCTCCCACAGCTTCTGATCTATACTCTTTACTCCTGATAAAACATaaccaaaatattatataaatatgtactTTTTTGCCAAACTCATTAAATAAGCtcacataataattattaatgatcATGTACCTCTGGAGGATGAACAGATTTGGTGGATGTCACTTCTGTATGCATCATAGACTCGGAGCTTTTTGCTTCTGATTTATCATTTGAAAATCTATTGATCACAAGTCTATGTTAGAACCAATGCCaaattttcacatgaaaatgCAGGAAAAACAAGAACCTTTCTTAGTTTTAAACTGCTAGAATTCACTGAGTAAGCATTGACAGAACCAGGTGTTtgctaatttatttaattcaaaaagcATAGCACGCATATATTAATGCTAAACCTCTGATAAGTAGTACTTCAAAAGAAATCAAGATTAACATACGTTGAAAGTATGGTCACCCAAACTAGCTCTACGGTATCCACCCAAAGAAGTCTTTGCTCAACTGGTATCACACCATAGGTTATGAGATGTGCAAATGGCCACAGCTTCCAACCTGCCTGTGAACGAAAATATACGAAAGTATTAGAGTTTCAAATAGCAACATCCGCTACAGGTATAAAccaaataaatagataaattggACTAATGATGCTTGTCAAAGATACTAAGTCATATGTGGTATTGGTACACAGCGCCAATATAGCGCGCCCGTGTTCAAGTTGTTCTCAGAGAAACATAATGatttaaatgaaacaaatatattttacagcCAGAGGATCTCTCACCGTCAACATGGGAAAGAACGTAGCCttcaattcatttaaaatacTGATAGGAGGATCAAGACGTAGTAATGCAACAACGGTATAATATATGCTGTTCCAAATTGCTGACCAAGCAGTTTGATCAAAGACAACTTTAGCAGGAACCACCCACCATTCTTTGTAAGGAAATAGGTCCTGTTTAAATGAAAAGTTGCTTAGTCCATCAACACAGAAATTCCAAGAACCAAATCgaacaagaaaaaggaaattatcATTATGCGATACCTCGCAAAAATGGTAATAGTAATGAGAAAGAGAACCATGAAGAGTAAAACCAACAATCCCAGATCTGAACATCCGGGCTCGGTCAAATTCAAACAGAGGTTTTCCTTCAAAGCACTGCAAAACCAGGAATTGTTAGATCACAATTAGctattttttcacaaaattgtACTAAGAGTGCAGATAACACAGAAACTCACCTGTGCGATCCAGTCCCCAACAGAGTAAACAATCCCACTAATCATCATCTTGGCAAGAACAGGATTTGTCTTAAGAGCTTCCTCATAA contains these protein-coding regions:
- the LOC106762903 gene encoding uncharacterized protein LOC106762903; its protein translation is MASVHSTVAPRALLPSISKPKPRAPHTKFFAGAGAHDFPRFSRSRIFSGNNRAVAASAAGEEFDVISVQSTDVTDQQEGVVVSRVEIDGADGELVTQVNGFGANDALLSLEGFSSSSSPSSSALVGSESEEDVEKLIDRTINATIVLAAGAFAITKLLTIDSDYWHGWTLYEILRYAPQHNWSAYEEALKTNPVLAKMMISGIVYSVGDWIAQCFEGKPLFEFDRARMFRSGIVGFTLHGSLSHYYYHFCEDLFPYKEWWVVPAKVVFDQTAWSAIWNSIYYTVVALLRLDPPISILNELKATFFPMLTAGWKLWPFAHLITYGVIPVEQRLLWVDTVELVWVTILSTFSNDKSEAKSSESMMHTEVTSTKSVHPPEE